The following coding sequences are from one Triticum aestivum cultivar Chinese Spring chromosome 5A, IWGSC CS RefSeq v2.1, whole genome shotgun sequence window:
- the LOC123104450 gene encoding serine carboxypeptidase-like 2, with protein MDMCMGMAKLLLLLLLVVTAGHGHAAAAAGKERNTITHVKGFDGPLPFALETGYVEVDEAHGAELFYYFIQSERSPREDPLILWITGGPGCSALSGLLFEIGPLKFDVAGYTEGFPRLVYFEDSWTRVSNVIFLDAPVGTGFSYAREEEGLDVSLTGTGTHLRVFLQRWIADHPEFASNPLYIGGDSYSGYTVPVAALEIADQPDKGGLNLKGYLVGNAGTDDKYDSGGKIPFMHGMGLISDELYEAAKGSCGGDFVTTPRNAQCANALMAITMATFAVNPVHILEPMCGLALRPPTPVSSILSTGTRRRSARLLVQEADRLALPVECRDNGYRLSYAWADDAEVRATLGIREGSVGAWSRCVTLTHFRHDVASTVPYHTNLTRRGYRALVYNGDHDMDMTFVGTQAWIRTLGYPAVAPWRPWYANRQVAGFTTEYAHNLTFATVKGGGHTAPEYRPKECLAMLDRWTSADGRL; from the coding sequence ATGGACATGTGCATGGGCATGgccaagctgctgctgctgctgctcctcgtggtcaccgccggccacggccacgcggcggcggcggcggggaaggagagGAACACTATCACGCACGTCAAGGGGTTCGACGGCCCGCTGCCCTTCGCCCTGGAGACCGGGTACGTGGAGGTGGACGAGGCGCACGGCGCCGAGCTCTTCTACTACTTCATCCAGTCGGAGCGCAGCCCGCGGGAGGACCCGCTCATCCTCTGGATCACCGGCGGCCCCGGCTGCTCCGCGCTCTCCGGGCTCCTCTTCGAGATCGGGCCCCTCAAGTTCGACGTGGCGGGGTACACCGAGGGCTTCCCGCGCCTCGTCTACTTCGAGGACTCGTGGACCCGGGTCAGCAACGTCATCTTCCTCGACGCGCCCGTCGGCACCGGCTTCTCCTACGCGCGCGAGGAGGAGGGCCTCGACGTCAGCCTCACCGGCACCGGCACGCACCTCCGGGTCTTCCTGCAGCGGTGGATCGCGGATCATCCTGAGTTCGCCTCCAACCCGCTCTACATCGGCGGCGACTCCTACTCCGGGTACACCGTCCCCGTGGCCGCGCTCGAGATCGCCGACCAGCCGGATAAGGGAGGCCTGAACCTCAAGGGCTACCTGGTGGGCAACGCCGGCACCGACGACAAGTACGACTCCGGCGGCAAGATCCCCTTCATGCACGGCATGGggctcatctccgacgagctctaCGAGGCGGCGAAGGGTAGCTGCGGCGGGGACTTCGTGACGACGCCCCGGAACGCGCAGTGCGCCAACGCGCTGATGGCGATCACCATGGCCACCTTCGCCGTCAACCCGGTGCACATCCTCGAGCCCATGTGCGGGCTGGCGCTGCGCCCTCCGACCCCGGTCAGCAGCATCCTCTCCACGGGCACGAGGAGACGGTCGGCGAGGCTGCTGGTGCAGGAGGCGGACCGGCTGGCGCTCCCGGTGGAGTGCCGGGACAACGGGTACCGGCTGTCGTACGCCTGGGCGGACGACGCGGAGGTGAGGGCGACGCTGGGCATCCGGGAGGGGTCGGTCGGCGCGTGGAGCCGGTGCGTGACGCTGACGCATTTCCGGCACGACGTGGCCAGCACCGTGCCCTACCACACCAACCTGACGCGGCGCGGCTACCGGGCGCTGGTGTACAACGGCGACCACGACATGGACATGACCTTCGTGGGCACGCAGGCGTGGATCCGGACGCTAGGGTACCCCGCGGTGGCGCCGTGGCGGCCGTGGTACGCCAACCGGCAGGTCGCGGGCTTCACGACGGAGTACGCCCACAACCTCACCTTCGCCACCGTCAAGGGCGGCGGCCACACCGCGCCCGAGTACCGCCCCAAGGAGTGCCTCGCCATGCTCGACAGGTGGACCTCCGCCGACGGCAGGCTCTGA
- the LOC123104449 gene encoding cell division cycle 5-like protein — MRIMIKGGVWKNTEDEILKAAVMKYGKNQWARISSLLVRKSAKQCKARWYEWLDPSIKKTEWTREEDEKLLHLAKLMPTQWRTIAPIVGRTPSQCLERYEKLLDAACAKDENYEPNDDPRKLRPGEIDPNPESKPARPDPVDMDEDEKEMLSEARARLANTRGKKAKRKAREKQLEEARRLASLQKRRELKAAGIDNRHKKRKRKGIDYNAEIPFEKRPPPGFYDTVGEDRPLEHVQFPTTIEELEGRRRVDVEAQLRKQDIAKNKILQRQDAPAAIMQANKLNDPEAVTRRSKLMLPPPQISDHELEEIAKMGNAGDPALAEELGEGSTATRTLLANYSQTPRLGMTPLRTPQRTPGGKGDAIMMEAENLARLRESQTPLLGGDNPELHPSDFSGVTPRKKEIQTPNPMATPLASPGPGVTPRIGLTPSRDGNSFGLTPKGTPFRDELHINEEVEMQDSAQLELRRQAELRRGLRSGFASIPQPKNEYQIVMPPITEEKEEAEERIEEDMSDRLARERAEEQARQEALLRKRSKVLQRSLPRPPAASVEILRQSLIKGGESRSTFVPPTSLEQADELINEELLRLLEHDNAKYPLDEQTQREKKKGSKRQTNGPAFVPEIEGFDEHELKEASSMVEEEIQYLRVAMGHENESFEDFVKSHDACQEDLMFFPANNSYGLASVAGNADKISALQHEFEMVKKRMDDEAKKASRLEQKIKLLTQGYQARAAKLGSQIQDTFKQMNTAATELECFQELQKQEQMAGAYRVRNLSEEVNKQKALEQTLQSRYGDLLSGYQSIHEQLEEHKRLLKLQEEAIEAEKRAKEEAIEAENRAKEAALEAENRAKEEPIEAENRAKEAALEAENRAKEEAIEAENRAKEALEAETRAKEEEAATRNRAAEEENERKNHDIEEESGKMTTITDEEAAGSKGDQMDMDNADVAGELVGPIPPLPDTQVDNDGASIEQSTSNAQSGDTVTVNEGAIDKVNSSKLDGQDNTSCSMDIDAGSQEEGKNVLAAAATSVDVGNTPVSSDQAVSNEGSDAVHAPVSSDQAVSNEGSDAVHAPVSLDQAAPNEESGAVPE; from the exons ATGAGGATCATGATCAAGGGCGGGGTGTGGAAGAACACCGAGGACGAGATCCTCAAGGCCGCCGTGATGAAGTACGGCAAGAACCAGTGGGCGCGCATCTCCTCGCTGCTCGTCCGCAAGTCCGCCAAGCAGTGCAAGGCCCGCTGGTACGAGTGGCTCGACCCCTCCATCAAGAAG ACTGAGTGGACAAGGGAAGAGGATGAGAAGCTGCTCCATCTTGCTAAGCTGATGCCTACTCAATGGAGGACTATTGCACCTATTGTGGGTCGAACACCATCCCAGTGTCTCGAGCGTTATGAAAAATTGCTTGATGCTGCCTGTGCAAAGGATGAGAATTATGAGCCTAATGATGACCCAAGAAAGTTGCGACCTGGGGAGATTGATCCAAACCCCGAGTCAAAACCTGCACGTCCAGATCCTGTTGACATGGACGAAGATGAAAAGGAAATGCTTTCTGAGGCAAGGGCTCGCTTAGCTAACACCAGGGGTAAAAAGGCAAAACGGAAGGCAAGAGAGAAACAGCTTGAAGAGGCGAGGCGGCTTGCATCACTGCAAAAAAGGAGAGAACTGAAGGCAGCTGGTATTGACAACCGGcacaaaaaaagaaagagaaagggaaTTGACTATAATGCCGAGATCCCTTTTGAAAAGAGACCCCCTCCAGGCTTTTATGATACAGTGGGTGAGGACAGGCCACTTGAGCATGTGCAGTTTCCAACTACGATTGAGGAGCTTGAAGGGAGGAGAAGAGTGGATGTAGAGGCTCAATTGAGAAAGCAAGACATTGCCAAGAACAAGATTCTGCAGAGGCAGGATGCTCCTGCCGCAATAATGCAAGCAAATAAACTCAATGACCCAGAAGCTGTCACGAGAAGGTCCAAACTAATGCTTCCACCACCCCAAATTTCTGATCATGAATTGGAGGAGATTGCAAAGATGGGCAATGCTGGTGATCCTGCTCTAGCCGAGGAGCTTGGTGAAGGAAGTACTGCCACCAGGACACTGCTTGCAAATTATTCCCAGACTCCAAGGCTTGGTATGACACCATTGCGAACGCCGCAACGAACGCCAGGTGGGAAAGGTGACGCTATTATGATGGAGGCAGAGAATCTTGCACGTTTAAGGGAATCACAAACACCTCTTTTAGGAGGTGATAACCCAGAGCTTCACCCATCAGATTTCTCAGGCGTTACACCACGTAAGAAAGAGATACAGACTCCGAATCCCATGGCAACGCCTCTGGCTAGCCCTGGCCCTGGTGTTACCCCAAGGATTGGTTTGACACCGTCCAGAGATGGAAATTCCTTTGGGTTAACTCCAAAAGGAACCCCTTTCAGGGATGAGCTTCACATAAATGAAGAGGTGGAAATGCAGGACAGCGCTCAGCTTGAGCTTCGTAGGCAAGCAGAGTTAAGAAGAGGTCTGCGGTCTGGTTTTGCTTCTATTCCACAGCCTAAGAATGAGTACCAGATAGTTATGCCACCTATcacagaggagaaggaagaagctgAAGAGAGAATTGAAGAGGATATGTCAGACAGGTTAGCACGAGAAAGGGCTGAGGAACAAGCAAGGCAGGAGGCATTGCTCAGAAAGAGGTCCAAAGTGTTGCAGAGGAGTTTGCCTAGGCCACCTGCTGCTTCAGTGGAGATTCTCCGGCAATCTCTTATTAAAGGTGGTGAAAGCAGAAGTACCTTTGTGCCTCCTACATCACTTGAACAAGCTGACGAGCTAATAAATGAGGAACTCCTTAGGCTccttgagcatgataatgctaaATATCCTCTTGATGAACAAACtcaaagagagaaaaagaaagggaGCAAGCGTCAGACAAATGGGCCAGCTTTCGTCCCTGAAATCGAAGGTTTTGATGAGCATGAGCTAAAAGAG GCAAGTTCTATGGTTGAGGAGGAGATTCAGTATCTTCGTGTGGCCATGGGCCATGAAAATGAATCTTTTGAGGATTTTGTAAAGTCACATGATGCATGCCAAGAGGACCTTATGTTTTTCCCTGCTAACAACAGCTATGGCCTTGCTAGTGTTGCTGGAAATGCTGATAAAATTTCTGCTTTGCAACATGAGTTTGAAATGGTAAAGAAGAGAATGGACGATGAGGCAAAGAAAGCCTCTCGGCTTGAGCAGAAGATCAAACTGCTGACACAAGGATACCAG GCACGAGCTGCAAAATTGGGGTCACAGATCCAGGACACCTTCAAGCAGATGAACACTGCAGCCACAGAACTTGAATGCTTCCAAGAGTTGCAGAAACAAGAACAGATGGCTGGTGCCTATCGTGTGAGAAATTTGTCTGAAGAAGTGAATAAACAGAAAGCACTAGAACAGACTCTCCAGAGCCGCTATGGTGATCTGTTGTCTGGTTACCAGAGCATCCATGAACAACTTGAGGAGCACAAGAGGCTACTTAAGCTACAGGAGGAGGCAATAGAGGCAGAAAAGCGTGCTAAGGAGGAGGCAATAGAGGCAGAAAACCGTGCTAAGGAGGCGGCATTAGAGGCAGAAAACCGTGCTAAGGAGGAGCCAATAGAGGCAGAAAACCGTGCTAAGGAGGCGGCATTAGAGGCAGAAAACCGTGCTAAGGAGGAGGCAATAGAGGCAGAAAACCGTGCTAAGGAGGCATTAGAGGCAGAAACCCGTGCTAAGGAGGAGGAAGCTGCAACTCGAAATCGTGCTGCtgaggaagaaaatgagaggaagaatcaTGACATTGAAGAGGAATCAGGAAAGATGACTACAATTACCGATGAAGAAGCTGCAGGAAGCAAAGGGGATCAGATGGATATGGACAATGCTGATGTAGCTGGAGAACTGGTAGGTCCAATTCCTCCATTGCCTGACACTCAAGTGGATAACGATGGGGCTTCAATTGAACAGAGTACTTCTAATGCTCAGAGTGGTGACACCGTTACTGTGAATGAGGGAGCCATTGACAAGGTCAATTCATCCAAATTAGATGGTCAGGACAATACCAGTTGTAGCATGGATATTGATGCTGGTAGCCAGGAAGAGGGAAAAAATGTTCTCGCGGCTGCTGCTACAAGTGTAGATGTAGGGAACACACCTGTATCTTCAGATCAAGCTGTCTCGAATGAAGGGAGTGATGCGGTTCACGCACCTGTATCTTCAGATCAAGCTGTCTCGAATGAAGGGAGTGACGCGGTTCACGCACCTGTATCTTTGGATCAAGCTGCGCCAAATGAAGAGAGCGGCGCGGTTCCTGAATAA